The following proteins come from a genomic window of Phnomibacter ginsenosidimutans:
- the porV gene encoding type IX secretion system outer membrane channel protein PorV, which produces MRVSLRHSLLGIGLFTGLFAQAQLQVNNVPTTAVPFLRISPDARAGGMGDLGVATAPDAGSTFWNIAKMPFQQNQAGLSVTYTPWLKDIGVSDVFLAALNGYYKLDEESAVSGSLRYFNLGNIQFTDFSGNPLSTGKPTELAVDLGYSRKLTERWSAGAALRYINSNLARGYASSSGVVYQAGSTVAGDITAFYDGTDEIGSGVRFGVALTNLGGKIGYTNNAAEKDYIPANLGIGFTYTKAFDEMNKIMFGVDMNKLLVPTVPDISNLDSAGAANALIDYRNQSVVSSWFKSFSDAPDGMGEEFKEINWSVGAEYSYADQFFFRGGYFYEDKNKGNRKYFSVGVGLKFNSMGLNFSYLVPSGSGTNRNPLSNTLRFSLAFDFGGAGE; this is translated from the coding sequence ATGAGAGTATCCCTGCGACATTCCCTGTTGGGCATCGGTTTGTTTACCGGCCTGTTTGCACAGGCACAATTGCAAGTAAATAATGTTCCTACTACTGCTGTTCCGTTTTTACGCATCAGTCCCGATGCACGTGCCGGCGGTATGGGCGATTTGGGTGTAGCTACTGCCCCCGATGCCGGTTCTACTTTTTGGAACATTGCCAAAATGCCTTTTCAACAAAACCAGGCCGGCCTTTCTGTAACCTACACACCTTGGCTCAAAGACATTGGCGTTAGCGATGTATTTCTGGCGGCTTTGAATGGTTATTATAAACTGGATGAAGAATCGGCGGTGTCTGGTTCACTTCGCTATTTTAACCTTGGTAATATTCAGTTTACCGATTTCAGTGGAAACCCGCTGAGCACCGGTAAACCTACAGAGCTGGCCGTGGACCTCGGCTATAGCCGCAAACTTACCGAACGCTGGAGTGCTGGTGCAGCGCTGCGTTACATCAACAGTAACCTTGCACGTGGTTATGCTTCGAGCAGTGGTGTTGTATACCAGGCTGGTAGTACAGTAGCAGGCGATATCACCGCCTTCTACGATGGCACCGACGAAATTGGTAGCGGTGTTAGATTTGGTGTAGCACTTACCAACCTGGGTGGCAAAATTGGCTACACCAACAATGCTGCCGAAAAAGACTATATCCCCGCCAACCTTGGTATTGGTTTTACCTATACCAAAGCTTTCGACGAAATGAATAAAATCATGTTCGGCGTGGACATGAACAAGCTGTTGGTGCCTACTGTACCTGATATAAGCAATCTCGATAGTGCCGGAGCGGCAAATGCACTTATTGATTATAGAAACCAAAGTGTAGTCTCAAGTTGGTTTAAATCTTTTAGCGATGCGCCAGATGGTATGGGCGAAGAGTTCAAAGAAATCAACTGGAGTGTGGGGGCAGAATATAGCTACGCCGATCAGTTTTTCTTCCGTGGTGGTTATTTCTACGAAGACAAAAACAAGGGCAACCGCAAATATTTTAGTGTAGGCGTTGGTTTGAAGTTCAACTCTATGGGATTGAATTTTTCTTACCTCGTACCATCGGGCAGCGGCACCAACCGCAATCCGCTGAGCAATACACTCCGCTTTAGTCTTGCCTTCGATTTTGGCGGGGCTGGAGAATAG
- the ispF gene encoding 2-C-methyl-D-erythritol 2,4-cyclodiphosphate synthase, whose translation MLRIGQGVDFHLLVEGRDLWLGGVKIPYEKGSLGHSDADVLLHAICDAMLGALALGDIGLHFPNNAPEYKGIDSKVLLQETVDKIWEKGYHVVNIDSTICLEAPKVKPYINHMQLVIASILKIGLDDVSIKATTTETMDAIGRGEGLSASAIVLLQRNMEG comes from the coding sequence ATGTTAAGAATAGGACAAGGCGTTGATTTTCATCTTCTCGTAGAAGGAAGAGATTTGTGGCTGGGTGGTGTTAAAATTCCGTACGAAAAAGGCTCTCTGGGACATAGTGATGCAGATGTATTGCTGCATGCCATTTGTGATGCTATGCTGGGAGCACTTGCTTTGGGTGATATCGGTTTACACTTTCCCAACAACGCTCCTGAGTACAAAGGCATCGACAGCAAAGTGCTGCTGCAGGAAACCGTTGACAAGATTTGGGAGAAAGGCTATCATGTAGTGAACATTGACAGTACAATCTGTCTGGAAGCACCTAAAGTAAAGCCTTACATCAACCACATGCAGTTGGTGATTGCCTCCATTTTGAAAATTGGTTTGGATGATGTGAGCATTAAGGCTACCACCACCGAAACAATGGATGCCATAGGCAGGGGTGAAGGCTTGAGTGCCAGTGCCATTGTGTTGCTGCAAAGAAACATGGAGGGTTAA
- a CDS encoding alpha/beta hydrolase: MNKTILTLLVWMGFVQTNGWAQTLLLSLKDLPQGISAEQIFVAGNFNGWNPKDSNYRFNNQGKLRIQATAAALLEFKCTLGSWEKVECNSNGSSISNRVIKLLKDTSVTIRIESFQHLHAGKPVVSTASANVHVLPAAVQRKGENKTIRLYLPPDYTQGNNKYPVLYMMDGQNLFDVTTGSFGEWQVDEVLDSIFLATGKSMIVVGIDHAGPLRLNEYNPYDHPRFGKADGRAFVQWITDTLKPWIDAHYRTSTKASNTWIAGSSMGGLISTQALLQAPQQFAGAGIFSPAYWTAPEMFNAANAQPSAFRKKRLFLYAGGMEGESMVPDMQRMATLAKKGKPRSFVEIISPEAQHNEAAWRKQLPAFFSYLLLLGGAANK; encoded by the coding sequence GTGAATAAAACAATACTGACCTTACTGGTCTGGATGGGGTTTGTGCAAACCAACGGGTGGGCACAAACCCTTTTGCTTTCGCTGAAAGATTTGCCGCAGGGCATTTCAGCAGAACAAATATTTGTTGCCGGCAATTTCAATGGTTGGAATCCGAAAGACAGTAACTATCGTTTTAATAATCAGGGAAAGCTGCGCATACAAGCTACTGCTGCTGCATTGCTAGAGTTTAAATGCACTCTCGGTAGCTGGGAAAAAGTTGAATGCAACAGCAATGGTAGTAGCATCAGCAATCGGGTAATAAAACTACTGAAAGACACAAGCGTTACAATTCGCATTGAAAGCTTTCAGCATTTGCATGCAGGCAAACCAGTTGTTTCAACAGCTTCTGCCAATGTGCATGTGTTGCCTGCTGCTGTACAACGAAAGGGAGAAAACAAAACCATTCGTTTGTATTTGCCACCCGATTATACGCAGGGCAACAACAAGTATCCGGTGCTGTACATGATGGACGGGCAAAACCTGTTTGATGTAACCACGGGCAGCTTTGGCGAATGGCAGGTGGATGAAGTACTCGATTCCATTTTTCTAGCCACAGGTAAGTCAATGATTGTAGTTGGTATTGATCATGCAGGCCCGCTACGGCTGAATGAATACAATCCATATGACCATCCCCGTTTTGGCAAGGCAGACGGACGTGCATTTGTGCAATGGATTACGGATACATTGAAGCCTTGGATTGATGCACATTATCGCACCAGTACAAAAGCATCCAACACTTGGATAGCAGGCAGCAGCATGGGCGGGCTCATCAGCACCCAAGCTTTGCTGCAAGCACCGCAACAATTTGCTGGTGCAGGTATATTTTCTCCTGCATATTGGACGGCACCTGAAATGTTCAATGCAGCTAATGCGCAACCATCAGCCTTTCGGAAAAAGCGGTTGTTCCTCTATGCCGGCGGCATGGAAGGAGAATCCATGGTACCCGACATGCAACGCATGGCTACATTGGCTAAAAAAGGAAAACCAAGATCATTCGTCGAAATTATTTCGCCAGAGGCGCAGCACAACGAAGCCGCCTGGCGCAAACAATTGCCTGCATTTTTTAGCTACCTGCTTCTGTTGGGCGGCGCAGCAAATAAGTAA
- a CDS encoding APC family permease, which yields MAEQTHLKQSLGLMDGTLIVVGSMIGSGIFIVSADITRNVGSAGWLIAVWLITGFMTLTAALSYGELSGMFPKAGGQYVYLKEAYNPLMGFLYGWSFFAVIQTATIAAVGVAFSKFLAYLVPELGNNYFLFDAGIVKVYSGQLVAIAIIVLLTYVNSRGVKEGKFIQTIFTTAKLLALFGLVVLGFVLAKENFWAANWETGFTPMQDLGQKDELGKLMPTSWVGISGGALMGAIATAMVGSIFSSDSWNNVTFIAGEMKNPKRNIGLSLFLGTLIVTVIYVSANLMYLYVLPLNELAFAADDRVAVAAANRIFPSFGTYLVAILIMISTFGCNNGLIMAGARVYYTMAKDGLFFKQAGQLNKNAVPQWALWAQCALASVLCLSGRYGDLLDMISFVVVLFYVLTIVGIFILRKKQPDTPRPYKAFGYPLLPAIYIIMGLAFCALLLIYKPGYTRPGFVIVAIGIPLYYWARKSFKPIDTAEEA from the coding sequence AAGTGCCGACATTACCCGCAACGTGGGCAGCGCCGGTTGGCTCATTGCCGTATGGCTCATTACGGGTTTTATGACCTTAACCGCCGCATTGAGTTATGGCGAATTGAGCGGCATGTTTCCCAAGGCTGGCGGGCAGTATGTATATCTGAAAGAAGCCTACAATCCACTCATGGGTTTCTTGTATGGCTGGAGCTTTTTTGCCGTCATACAAACGGCCACCATCGCAGCAGTGGGCGTGGCTTTTTCTAAGTTTTTGGCCTATCTCGTTCCGGAGTTGGGCAACAACTATTTTTTGTTTGACGCCGGAATTGTAAAAGTGTACAGCGGTCAGCTGGTGGCCATTGCCATTATTGTATTGCTTACTTATGTCAACTCCCGTGGTGTAAAAGAGGGGAAGTTTATACAAACCATTTTTACCACCGCCAAACTGTTGGCTTTGTTTGGGTTGGTAGTGTTGGGCTTTGTGCTGGCCAAAGAAAACTTTTGGGCCGCCAACTGGGAAACAGGTTTTACCCCCATGCAAGATTTGGGTCAGAAAGATGAGCTTGGCAAGTTGATGCCGACTTCCTGGGTAGGCATTTCTGGTGGTGCGTTGATGGGCGCCATTGCTACAGCCATGGTGGGTTCCATCTTTAGTAGTGATAGCTGGAACAACGTCACGTTTATTGCAGGGGAAATGAAAAACCCGAAACGCAATATCGGGTTGAGTTTGTTTTTGGGCACCCTAATCGTAACCGTGATATACGTAAGTGCCAACCTGATGTATTTGTATGTGCTGCCTTTGAATGAGCTGGCTTTTGCAGCCGATGACCGGGTAGCCGTAGCTGCCGCCAATCGCATCTTTCCTTCATTTGGCACTTACCTCGTCGCCATCCTTATTATGATCAGCACTTTTGGCTGCAACAACGGATTGATTATGGCAGGGGCTAGGGTGTATTATACCATGGCCAAAGACGGTTTGTTTTTCAAGCAAGCCGGACAGCTCAATAAAAATGCAGTACCACAATGGGCACTGTGGGCACAATGTGCTCTGGCTTCGGTGCTTTGCCTCAGCGGCCGTTACGGCGATTTGCTGGATATGATTTCTTTTGTAGTGGTGCTGTTTTATGTGCTCACCATTGTTGGCATTTTCATTTTGCGTAAAAAGCAACCCGATACACCACGGCCTTACAAAGCGTTCGGCTACCCTTTGTTGCCCGCCATTTACATCATCATGGGACTGGCTTTTTGTGCCCTGCTGCTCATCTATAAGCCCGGCTACACCCGTCCAGGATTTGTGATTGTGGCCATCGGCATTCCTTTGTATTACTGGGCCCGAAAGAGTTTCAAACCTATTGACACTGCTGAAGAAGCATAA
- a CDS encoding bifunctional heptose 7-phosphate kinase/heptose 1-phosphate adenyltransferase, whose product MFDQVFEAIEKLHVAVVGDVMLDTYWFGHTDRISPEAPVPVVAVKGKEYRIGGAGNVALNLISLGAKVSMHTVTGTDEDGLLLEIMMKDRGINTEGVWKSDDRITTNKIRIISRSQHLLRLDYEVSDDLPADKAQRFIDKTIEQFEQDKPQVVIFEDYNKGVLTKEVIAALLQYCQQNNIITTVDPKRKNFFAYKGVSIFKPNLKEAKEALNLLDVTPTLEGMQQVHALLKAELQHQVSLITLSERGVFVQDGNEASITPAHIRNIADVSGAGDTVIAVASAVYACTGNAPLMAAVANLAGGLVCESVGTVAIDKQQLLDECKRLLANEQEGSQLIDG is encoded by the coding sequence ATGTTCGATCAGGTATTTGAAGCGATAGAAAAATTGCATGTGGCAGTGGTGGGCGATGTAATGCTTGATACATACTGGTTTGGCCACACTGACCGCATTTCGCCGGAAGCACCGGTGCCGGTGGTGGCGGTAAAAGGCAAGGAATACCGGATTGGCGGTGCAGGCAACGTGGCACTGAATCTGATAAGTCTCGGTGCAAAAGTGTCGATGCATACGGTGACCGGTACCGATGAAGACGGGCTGCTGCTGGAAATCATGATGAAAGACCGCGGCATCAATACCGAAGGTGTTTGGAAAAGTGATGACCGTATTACCACCAACAAAATCCGCATCATCAGCCGCAGCCAGCATTTGCTGCGCCTCGATTACGAGGTCAGCGATGATTTGCCTGCTGATAAAGCCCAGCGTTTTATTGATAAAACTATTGAGCAGTTTGAGCAAGACAAACCGCAGGTTGTCATTTTTGAAGATTACAACAAAGGCGTATTGACGAAGGAAGTGATTGCTGCGTTGCTGCAATACTGCCAGCAAAACAACATCATCACTACCGTTGACCCCAAACGGAAAAACTTCTTTGCTTACAAAGGCGTCAGCATTTTCAAGCCCAATTTGAAAGAAGCCAAAGAAGCGTTGAACCTGCTGGATGTAACACCTACATTGGAAGGCATGCAGCAAGTTCATGCATTACTGAAAGCCGAATTACAGCACCAGGTGTCACTCATCACCCTCAGCGAACGTGGTGTATTTGTGCAGGATGGTAACGAGGCCAGCATTACGCCGGCACACATTCGAAACATTGCGGATGTTAGTGGCGCTGGCGATACGGTGATTGCGGTGGCATCTGCAGTATATGCCTGCACGGGCAATGCGCCGCTCATGGCAGCTGTGGCCAATCTGGCTGGCGGTTTGGTGTGTGAATCGGTTGGTACGGTGGCTATTGATAAGCAACAACTGCTCGACGAATGCAAACGCCTGTTGGCCAATGAGCAGGAGGGAAGCCAGTTGATTGACGGTTAA
- a CDS encoding murein hydrolase activator EnvC family protein — protein MIPGFGSRPIEVPSDGITMEVNVGSPVKAVFEGEVNSVFNVGDRQVVMVKHGKYFTTYSNLQGVSVSKGQKVSPGQVLGRAGLNDEGVGEVSFQIDTDKGTQNPESWLRRR, from the coding sequence ATGATTCCCGGTTTTGGTTCTCGCCCCATTGAAGTGCCCAGCGATGGTATTACGATGGAAGTAAACGTAGGCTCACCAGTAAAAGCAGTGTTTGAAGGAGAAGTAAATTCTGTTTTCAACGTTGGCGATCGTCAGGTGGTGATGGTAAAACACGGTAAATATTTTACCACATACAGCAACCTGCAGGGTGTATCGGTGAGCAAAGGCCAAAAGGTAAGTCCGGGGCAAGTATTGGGCCGTGCCGGTCTGAATGATGAAGGCGTTGGCGAAGTAAGCTTCCAGATTGACACGGACAAGGGCACTCAAAACCCCGAATCCTGGTTGCGTCGTAGATAA
- a CDS encoding DUF4292 domain-containing protein, whose protein sequence is MHSNKIDFNYFLGKIKIDFNDSKGKNTNATAFIRIKKDSLMWISITGALGIEGFRILVRPDSVWVMDKLEKTIAARSVEYLKEIVKLPVDFTVLQDLIIGNPVFFPQNVNSFKTTGNTLMALSTGEYFKHLITVDTSNNSILHSKLDDVDQLRNRTCGISLSGYAQVQNRLFSNMREITVTEKSKLDVLLEFKQVTFDEVQTFPFTIPKNYTPK, encoded by the coding sequence GTGCACAGCAACAAAATCGATTTCAATTATTTCCTTGGCAAAATCAAGATTGATTTCAACGACAGCAAGGGCAAGAATACCAATGCCACAGCTTTCATCCGCATCAAAAAAGATAGCCTGATGTGGATTTCCATCACCGGTGCTTTGGGTATTGAAGGTTTCCGCATTTTGGTTCGGCCCGACTCTGTATGGGTTATGGACAAGCTGGAAAAAACCATTGCCGCCAGAAGTGTAGAATATCTGAAAGAAATAGTGAAACTGCCTGTGGATTTTACCGTGTTGCAGGATCTTATCATCGGCAATCCGGTTTTCTTTCCGCAAAACGTGAATTCATTTAAAACAACAGGCAATACATTGATGGCATTAAGTACTGGCGAATATTTCAAGCATCTCATCACTGTGGATACCAGCAACAACTCCATTTTGCACAGCAAGCTGGATGATGTAGACCAACTGCGTAACCGTACATGCGGTATTTCACTCAGTGGCTATGCACAAGTACAAAACCGTTTGTTTAGCAACATGCGGGAAATTACGGTGACGGAAAAATCGAAGCTGGACGTGCTGTTAGAATTCAAGCAAGTCACTTTTGATGAAGTACAAACATTCCCATTTACGATTCCTAAAAATTATACGCCTAAATAA
- a CDS encoding DUF6498-containing protein, with amino-acid sequence MPDKKITLQQVLRRQWTISDIAWLIINLMPLLFYIAGAISAIQAFLLYMAETLMIGMYNTIRLLVSSALRAGDGSSFKKGDLIAGIFFAAFFVVHFGLFAYVQFMIFMGVSGTSVGMSMFSNFTAAWQLLGTNGHLFFYINLGLIFLQGGIQFLQEVEWKTKSMLQMMFEPYLRIFVQQFTVLAGAMFLNFGLSGGFLVIFMLVKIFFTCFLDFNKLFAEMKRTSGDRF; translated from the coding sequence ATGCCTGATAAGAAAATAACCTTACAACAAGTGCTTCGGCGCCAATGGACCATTAGTGATATAGCCTGGCTTATCATCAACCTGATGCCGTTGCTTTTCTATATCGCCGGTGCCATTTCGGCTATTCAGGCATTCCTGTTGTATATGGCCGAAACCCTCATGATTGGCATGTACAATACCATCAGGCTGCTGGTTTCATCAGCTCTTCGGGCTGGTGATGGCAGTTCTTTTAAAAAAGGCGATTTAATTGCAGGCATTTTTTTTGCGGCCTTTTTTGTGGTACATTTTGGACTGTTTGCCTACGTTCAGTTTATGATTTTCATGGGTGTTTCAGGCACGTCGGTAGGCATGAGCATGTTCAGTAATTTTACAGCAGCCTGGCAGCTGCTGGGCACCAATGGCCATTTGTTTTTCTACATCAATCTGGGCTTGATATTTCTGCAGGGTGGTATTCAATTTTTGCAAGAGGTAGAATGGAAAACCAAATCGATGTTGCAGATGATGTTTGAGCCCTACCTGCGCATTTTTGTACAGCAATTCACGGTGCTTGCAGGCGCCATGTTTCTGAACTTTGGCCTAAGTGGTGGTTTCCTCGTGATATTTATGCTGGTGAAAATCTTTTTCACCTGCTTTCTTGATTTCAACAAGTTGTTTGCTGAAATGAAACGCACCAGTGGCGACCGCTTTTAA
- a CDS encoding murein hydrolase activator EnvC family protein: MLRMITFCLLLVSFSAVAQQQSKEELQRKTQQLLKEIEDVKQDLAEAQKNKKQSLGVLRGIEKKINIRNQVIQNIKGEVYYVEKDIIKTYREIDTLKQELATLKDQYAQSVVYAYKNRSNYDFLNFLFSAGSFADALKRVSYLKTYRSYRAQKAGDIVRTQKLLEEKIASLTGKRLEKTKALDLEGKQKAELEIEKKEKDKVVAQYSSQEKQLRNMLANREKERKQLQNAIAAVIKREKDEALRKEREEAARKKAEAAKNNTNAGTGNTNATASKPANGTKPNTPTATTPIKKRDASVLENTPEGLIRSQQFEENRGKPALAGRKMRGDAQIWHQYDSRFWFSPH, from the coding sequence ATGCTACGTATGATCACATTTTGTTTGTTGTTAGTTAGTTTTTCGGCGGTTGCACAGCAGCAATCGAAAGAAGAACTGCAACGCAAAACGCAGCAGTTGCTGAAAGAAATTGAAGATGTAAAACAAGACCTGGCTGAAGCGCAAAAAAACAAGAAGCAGTCGCTGGGTGTGTTGCGGGGTATTGAAAAAAAGATCAACATCCGCAATCAGGTAATACAAAACATCAAGGGTGAAGTGTATTACGTAGAAAAGGATATCATTAAAACTTACCGTGAAATTGACACCCTGAAGCAAGAGTTGGCCACGTTGAAAGACCAGTATGCGCAAAGTGTGGTGTATGCTTATAAAAACAGAAGTAATTACGATTTTCTCAACTTTCTTTTTTCTGCCGGCAGCTTTGCTGATGCTTTGAAACGTGTTTCCTATTTAAAAACATACCGCAGTTACCGGGCTCAAAAAGCGGGTGATATTGTACGAACACAAAAATTACTCGAAGAAAAAATAGCCAGCCTTACCGGCAAACGTCTCGAAAAAACCAAAGCCCTCGATTTGGAAGGCAAACAAAAAGCAGAACTGGAAATTGAGAAAAAAGAAAAGGACAAAGTGGTAGCACAGTATTCCAGTCAGGAAAAGCAACTGCGCAATATGCTGGCCAACCGTGAAAAAGAAAGAAAGCAACTGCAGAATGCCATTGCAGCTGTGATTAAGCGGGAAAAAGACGAAGCCTTAAGAAAAGAAAGGGAAGAAGCGGCCCGCAAAAAAGCAGAAGCAGCGAAGAACAATACCAATGCTGGTACTGGCAACACCAATGCAACTGCATCGAAGCCTGCCAATGGTACTAAACCCAATACGCCCACAGCAACCACGCCTATCAAAAAGCGGGATGCATCCGTATTGGAAAACACCCCCGAAGGACTGATTCGTTCCCAGCAATTTGAAGAAAACCGTGGCAAGCCTGCCTTGGCCGGTAGAAAAATGCGTGGTGACGCTCAAATATGGCACCAATATGATTCCCGGTTTTGGTTCTCGCCCCATTGA
- the dapA gene encoding 4-hydroxy-tetrahydrodipicolinate synthase yields MQQLKGVGVALVTPFQQDMAVDYAALERLIEYTLRGKADYLVTLGTTGEVATLSEEEQLAVLDFTLKTVAGRVPVVVGIGGNNTQEVLRKLATWPLDAVTAVLSVSPYYSKPSQEGIYQHYAAIANASPKPVILYNVPGRTSSNISAETTIRLANDFPGKVIGTKEASGNMVQAMHLIKNRPEGFLLISGDDHVTMPLIACGFDGVISVIANSHPAQFSQLVHMCLNGQFAEARPLQNSLLEKMDMCFVENNPAGVKAFLSEMGIISNNLRLPLVPLSAVHMAKLKSLL; encoded by the coding sequence ATGCAACAATTAAAAGGTGTGGGTGTAGCCCTAGTTACACCTTTCCAGCAAGATATGGCTGTAGATTATGCAGCCCTCGAAAGACTCATTGAATATACACTCCGTGGCAAAGCCGATTATCTGGTAACACTTGGTACTACAGGAGAAGTAGCCACACTTTCTGAAGAAGAGCAACTCGCTGTACTCGATTTTACTTTGAAAACCGTGGCGGGCCGTGTGCCGGTAGTGGTTGGTATTGGTGGCAACAATACTCAAGAAGTGTTACGTAAATTGGCCACCTGGCCATTGGACGCTGTAACGGCAGTACTGAGTGTGAGCCCTTATTACAGCAAGCCTTCTCAGGAAGGTATTTACCAGCATTATGCAGCTATTGCCAACGCATCGCCTAAGCCGGTGATTTTGTACAATGTACCGGGCCGAACTTCATCCAACATAAGTGCAGAAACCACCATCCGGTTGGCCAACGATTTTCCGGGCAAAGTAATTGGTACCAAAGAAGCCAGTGGCAATATGGTGCAAGCCATGCACCTCATCAAAAATCGTCCGGAAGGGTTCCTGCTCATTAGTGGCGACGACCATGTAACCATGCCGCTCATTGCCTGTGGTTTTGATGGTGTGATTAGTGTGATAGCCAACAGTCATCCTGCGCAGTTCAGCCAATTGGTGCACATGTGCCTCAATGGTCAGTTTGCAGAAGCACGTCCTTTGCAAAACAGCCTCCTCGAAAAAATGGATATGTGTTTTGTAGAAAACAATCCTGCAGGTGTAAAAGCATTTTTGAGTGAAATGGGTATCATCAGCAACAACCTACGTTTGCCGTTGGTGCCACTGAGTGCAGTACACATGGCAAAACTGAAAAGCTTATTGTAA